Proteins co-encoded in one Nicotiana sylvestris chromosome 7, ASM39365v2, whole genome shotgun sequence genomic window:
- the LOC104249578 gene encoding scarecrow-like protein 21, whose translation MRPSQNAKDINEFNRFYNQPVEDQESFFLPSINNPNNNQLLYADCGQQTRFSALKHNQYCYVESSTGNSSELVSDSPPVDTFFADDNSMMHQGSDSCPSDMHHSPNDTYHSSGNSSCFTSDGTGLKHKLKELETAMLGPDSESLESYNTTPLAAANQISSESGKWVDMMEMMPNGDLKQVLIACAKAIADNNLVTAEWLMSELRTVVSVCGSPIQRLGAYMLEGLVARLASSGSSIYKSLRCKEPTSVELMSYMHLLYEICPYFKFGYLSANGAIVDAMKEENTIHIIDFQISQGSQWITLIHALAARPGGPPRIRITGIDDSTSAYARGGGIEIVGRRLSSIAASCNVPFEFHPVAASCSDVEIEHLKVRRGEPLAVNFALVLHHMPDESVGTQNHRDRLLRMVKSLSPKIVTLVEQESNTNTVQFFPRFLETLNYYLSIFESIDVALPRDHKQRINVEQHCLAREIVNIIACEGAERVERHELLERWRSRFLMAGFNPYPLSSSVNATIKTLLENYYQSYTLDERNGALYLGWMNRDLVASCAWK comes from the coding sequence ATGAGGCCTTCTCAAAACGCGAAGGATATCAATGAGTTTAACAGGTTCTATAACCAACCTGTCGAGGATCAGGAATCTTTTTTTCTGCCTTCCATTAACAACCCGAATAACAACCAATTACTTTATGCTGATTGTGGTCAGCAGACACGATTCTCTGCCTTAAAACACAACCAATACTGCTATGTTGAATCATCCACTGGAAATTCTAGTGAACTTGTCTCCGATTCTCCTCCTGTTGATACTTTCTTTGCTGATGACAATTCCATGATGCACCAAGGTTCTGATTCATGTCCTTCGGACATGCATCATTCTCCTAATGATACGTACCACTCGTCAGGTAACAGTTCGTGCTTCACTAGTGATGGTACTGGCCTGAAGCACAAGCTAAAGGAACTCGAAACTGCAATGCTGGGGCCTGATTCAGAAAGCTTGGAGTCATATAATACTACTCCATTGGCTGCAGCCAATCAAATTTCGTCCGAGTCAGGTAAATGGGTTGATATGATGGAGATGATGCCTAATGGAGATTTGAAACAAGTGCTTATTGCCTGTGCTAAAGCAATAGCAGATAATAATTTAGTAACAGCTGAATGGTTAATGTCAGAACTACGCACAGTGGTATCAGTTTGCGGTTCTCCAATACAACGCTTAGGAGCATATATGCTGGAAGGATTAGTTGCCAGATTGGCCTCCTCAGGAAGCTCCATCTACAAGTCCCTAAGGTGCAAAGAGCCAACTAGCGTTGAGCTAATGTCATACATGCATTTACTTTATGAAATCTGCCCATACTTCAAGTTTGGATATTTGTCAGCAAATGGTGCAATTGTTGATGCCATGAAAGAAGAGAACACAATTCATATAATTGATTTTCAGATTTCCCAGGGCAGCCAGTGGATCACCCTAATCCATGCTCTTGCAGCCCGTCCAGGTGGACCCCCACGAATCCGCATTACAGGGATTGATGATTCTACGTCAGCTTATGCCAGAGGAGGAGGGATTGAAATTGTTGGTCGGAGGTTATCAAGCATTGCTGCATCTTGCAATGTACCTTTTGAATTTCATCCTGTAGCTGCTTCTTGCTCGGATGTTGAGATTGAGCATCTTAAGGTTCGGCGTGGCGAACCATTGGCCGTGAATTTTGCACTTGTCTTGCACCATATGCCTGATGAGAGTGTTGGCACTCAAAATCACAGAGACAGACTTCTGAGAATGGTTAAGAGCTTGTCtcccaagattgtgaccttagtgGAGCAAGAGTCCAACACTAATACAGTCCAGTTCTTTCCCAGGTTTTTGGAGACACTGAACTACTACCTATCTATATTTGAATCAATAGATGTTGCTCTACCTAGGGACCATAAGCAACGAATTAACGTTGAGCAACATTGCCTGGCCCGGGAAATTGTGAACATAATAGCATGTGAAGGGGCAGAAAGAGTGGAGCGTCATGAGCTTCTTGAAAGGTGGAGGTCACGATTTCTTATGGCTGGGTTCAATCCATATCCATTAAGCTCCTCAGTAAATGCTACAATCAAGACCCTGCTGGAGAATTACTACCAAAGTTATACGCTTGATGAGAGGAATGGCGCTCTTTATCTTGGCTGGATGAATCGAGATTTAGTTGCCTCTTGTGCCTGGAAATAG